In Beutenbergia cavernae DSM 12333, the DNA window GCGAGCCGGCGGAACGCGCGACGGGGCCGGGTGCGGTCGAGGACGGCGACCTCGAGGCTCCCGGGGTCGAGCGTCGCGGCCGGCTCGTCGCCGCGGTTCGCGAGCGCGTCGAAGGCGATCCGGAGCGCGTCGGCCAGGCCGAGGCCCGGACGCCACTGCTGCGCGACGAGGTCGGAGAGGTGCTCGGCGGCGCCGCCCCATGACGACGTGGCCGACCTCCTCGACGACCGAGCCGTCGTAGCTGAGCCGGTAGATCTGGTCGGTGTCCTGCGACGTCCCGATCTCCGCCACGGCGATCTCCACCTCGAGCGGCTTCTGCTCGGTGGTGAACACGGAGCCCAGCGTCTGGGCGTAGGCGTTGGCGAGGCCCCGGACGGTGACGTCGGTCCGGTCGTAGGAGTACCCGCGCAGGTCGGCGTACCGGATCCCGGCGACCCGCAGCGACTCGAACTCGTTGTACTTCCCGACGGCGGCGAACGCGATCCGGTCGTAGATCTCGCTGACCTTGTGCAGCGCGCGCGACCGGTTCTCCGTCGCGAACGCGACGCCGTCGTCGTAGCCGACGACGACGACGGACCGGCCGCGGGCGATGCCCTTGCGTGCGTAGTCGGCCCGGTCCTTCATGACCTGCTCGGGCGAGACGTAGAACGGCATGCTCATCGCGTGTCCCCCTCCCGGGCCTGGGCCCGTGCGGCGTCGATCTCCGCGACGAGGCCGGCCAGCTCGCCCTCGGCGATCCGCCGGTAGCCCTCCGCGGTGACGGTGGCCACCACGGGGAATATCCCCCGGAGCGCGTCCGGGCCGCCCGTCGCGGAGTCGTCGTCCGCGGCGTCCACGAGCGCGGCGAGGGCGACGGCGATCGCGTCGCGGTCACCGAGGCCGGGGCGCCACAGCTTCTTGAGCGACCCGCGCGCGAACATGCCGCCCGAGCCGATGCTGTGGTGGTTGCGCTCCTCGTAGCGGCCGCCGGTGACGTCGTAGGAGAAGATCCGGCCCGCCGCGCGGTCGAGGTCGTACCCGCCGAACAGCGGGACCGCCGCGAGTCCCTGCAGCGCGAGCCCGAGGTTGCCCCTCAGGAGCGTGGTGAGGCGGTTCGCCTTGCCCTCGAGCGACAGCATCGCGCCCTCGATCTTCTCGAAGTGCTCGAGCTCCAGCTGGAACAGGCGCACGAGCTCGACACCGATCCCGGCGGTGCCCGCGATGCCGATCGCGGAGTACTCGTCGCCCGGGAAGACCTTCTCGATCTCGCGGTGCGCGATGAACGAGCCCATCGTGGCGCGCCGGTCGCCCGCCATGACGATGCCGCCGGCGAAGCTCAGCGCGACGATCGTGGTCGCGTGCACCACGTCGCCGGCGCCGGCAGGCCGCGCGTGCTCGGGGTGGGACTGCGGGGCGACCTCGCGCAGGAACTCGACGAACGACGAGCTCCCGGGCCGCAGGAACGCCTCGGGGAGCCGATCGCCCCCCGTGCTCACTGGCCGCCCTTCTGCACGAACCCGCGCACGAAGGACTCGGCGTTCGTCTCCAGCACGTCGTCGATCTCGCTGAGCAGCTCGTCCACGCCCTCGGTGCTCGCCCGGGCCGCGGGCGCGGCGGGCGGTGGTGGCTGCTCGTCGTCCCCACCCGGGTGGGTGGGGCGGACCTGGTCCTGTCCTGCCACGTCGACCTCCTGTCGTGGTGCCTGCTTCTCACTCGATCCTAAGTGGGCGCGAGCAGGGCTGCGAGGAGCGCCCCCGCGTCCGGGCTGGCGTCGAGCAGCGCACCGACGTGCGCGCGCGTCCCCCGTTCGGGTTCCAGCATGGGGACCCGGCGCAGTGCCGACTCGGAGGCGACGTCCAGGATCACGCAGTCCCAGTTCGCCGCCGCCACCTGGTCCGGGTAGCGCCGCACCACCTCGCCGCGGAAGTACGCGCGGGTGTCGGACGGCGGACGCACGGCCGCGCGGGCGACGTCGTCGTCCGTGACGAGGGTCTCGACCGCCCCGGACGCCCGCAGGCGCGCGTAGATCCCCCGCTCCGGGCGCACGTCCGACCACTGCAGGTCGAGCGCGGCGAGCTTGGGGTGGTCCCACGCGAGGTGGTCGCGCCGCCGCATCGCCTCCAGCACGCGCAGCTTCGCGAGCCACTCGACCTCGCGGGCGCACGTCGACGGGTCGTCGTCGAGCCGGGCCAGGAGCGAGCTCCACCTGGCGAGCACGTCCAGCGTCGCCTCGTCCGTCGCCTCCCCGCTCTCGCGGGCGGCGTCCGCGACGGCGGCGGCGATCCCGGCGCTGTACACCCGCTGGATCTCGAGCGCCGTGAGCTCGCGGCCGTCCGCCGTCGTCAGCCGGTGGGTCAGCGTCAGGTCGTGGCTGACGGCGTGGAACTCCGCCACCGGGTCGGCGAGCGCCAGCGCCTCCCACGCGAGGGGCACGCGCCCGGTCTCGAGCATCCACAGCACCAGCGCGCACGTCCCGAGCTTGAGGTACGTGGCCACCTCGAGGCAGTTCGCGTCGCCCACGATGACGTGCAGGCGGCGGTACTTCTCCGGGTCTGCGTGCGGCTCGTCGCGCGTGTTGACGATCGGCCGGCGCAGGGTCGTCTCGAGGCCGACCTCCGCCTCGATGTAGTCGGCCCGCTGGGAGAGCTGGAACCCGGGGACCTGGCCGGCGGGGCCGATGCCCACGCGTCCGGAGCCGGTGAAGACCTGGCGGGTGACGAGGAACGGCGTCAGGTAGCGCACCACGTCGCCGAACGGCACGGACCGGTCCATGAGGTAGTTCTCGTGGGTCCCGTACGTCGCGCCCTTGCCGTCGACGTTGTTCTTGTAGAGCGCGACGTCGGGCAGCGCCGGTGACGTGGTGAGCGAGCGGACGGCGTCGAGCATGACGCGTTCGCCGGCGCGGTCCCAGAGGACGCCGTCGAGCGGGTTCGTGACCTCGGGGCTCGAGTACTCGGGGTGCGCGTGGTCGACGTACAGCCGGGCGCCGTTGGTGAGGATGACGTTCGCGGCCGCCGGGTCCTCGCGCTCGCCGTCGCCCGGGCGGCGGCGGTGGGTGACGGCGTTCGGGCCGGACGGCGCCGCGACCGCCGGACGGTCGGTCAGCTGGCTGGGGTGCGCGCTGGCCCGGTCGAGGCGCCAGCCCCGCGCGTCGCGGAGCGGGTCCTCGTCCTCGTAGCTCCACCGGGTGCGTCCCGCACGCCGGGTGCGGTCGGCGTAGGCCGCGACGACGATCGCTGACAGCGCCATCGGACCCTGCCGGACGCCGTCGCCGCCGAGGATCCCGTACTCGGTCTCGATCCCCATGATCCGGCGCACGCTCACGCGGCCCACCCTACGGTCGGGACCGCGTGTCGAGGTCACGGCGGCCTCGACCCGGAGCTTCGGCGGCCGGTCGGGGACGGCTCTTGCGCCACGAGGTCGCCCCGGGGAAGACTGTGGTGCAGTGGCGTTCGCTCAGCGCCCAGTCGATGCGTCGGCCCCAGCCCGGTCGCATCAGAGGACGAAGGGGAGCACATCCTCGAGCCATCCGTCGTCATGAGTCGTTCCAGTCCTTCGCGGGTCGACCTGGTGCGCGCTGGGGTCGCAGCAGACCGGCCTTGAGGAGACTGCCATGACCGAAGACTCTGACTTCAAGCGCCTCGTCCGCCGCCGGATGGTCGAGACCGGGGAGAACTACACCGCGGCGCGGGCTGCGCTGCGGCCGCAGGCGGCTACCGCTCCGCCCGCCGCTGGTTCGACGGATGCAGCCCCGAACCGGGCGTCCGGGGTGGCGGCCTACCGAGCCGTCGACCCCTCGCTCACCTCCGACGACCTCCTCATGCTGGCCACGATGGGCCTCACGCCCGCCGCGTTCGCGGCGCTGCGCGGCGTGCTTCCGGACGAGGAGATCGACACGCTGGTGGGTGCCCACGTGATGGAGCTGTCTGCCGACACGATCCGGGCCTGGCGCGCGATCGACCACCAGATGGACCTGGACACGATGCTCGGGTCCCACACCATGGAGCTGACGCCGGAGCGTTACCGGGAGTACCTCGCGAGCTCTCCCGGCGTCACCGTGGAGCAAGCCTGGGAGTGGGTCTCAGCCGGCCTCGAGCCCTGATCCGTGCTCACGCGTCGAGGTGGCGGGACCTGTCGGGGCGGCAGGTCGCGCCGCCTAAGCCCGCGCCCGGCCTCGACCGTGTCATCGGGGTCCAGATCCGGCGAGTGAGGACCCTCATGACACGGTCGGGGTGCGAGCCGCCGCGCGCCGCTCGAGGCCAGCGACTAGAGGTACTGCCCCGGCGTCGCGACGTTCTCGACCGCCCGCGCCACCGAGCCCACGGTCTCGCCCGACTTCTTCTGGACGATCGTCCGGATGAAGACGATGCGCTCGCCCTTCTTGCCGGAGATCCGCGCCCAGTCGTCCGGGTTCGTGGTGTTGGGCAGGTCCTCGTTCTCCTTGAACTCCGTGACGCACGCCTCGAGCACGTGGTCGACCCGGATGCCGCGCCTGCCGCCGGCGAGCAGGTCCTTGATCGCGTGCTTCTTGGCCCGGTCGACGATGTTCTGGATCATCGCGCCGGAGTTGAAGTCCTTGAAGTACAGGACCTCCTTGTCCCCGGACGCATAGGTCACCTCGAGGAACTCGTTCTCGGGCGCCGTCGAGTACATGCGCCCGACGGCGCGGTCGATCATCGCGGCGACGGTCGTGGCCGCGTCGTTCCCGTACTCCGCGAGGTCGTCCGGGTGGATCGGCAGGTCGGCCACGAGGTACTTGGAGAAGATGTCGCGCGCCGCCTCGGCGTCGGGCCGCTCGACCTTGATCTTCACGTCGAGGCGCCCGGGCCGCAGGATGGCCGGGTCGATCATGTCCTCGCGGTTCGAGGCGCCGATGACGATCACGTTGTCGAGCCGTTCGACGCCGTCGATCTCGGCGAGCAGCTGCGGCACGATCGTCGTCTCGACGTCGCTGGACACGCCGGTGCCGCGGGTGCGGAACAGCGACTCCATCTCGTCGAAGAAGACGACGACGGGGATCCCCTGCGAGGCCCGTTCGCGGGCTCGCGCGAAGATCAGCCGGATGTGCCGCTCCGTCTCGCCGACGAACTTGTTGAGCAGCTCGGGGCCCTTGACGTTGAGGAAGTAGCTGCGCGCCGCGCCGTCCGGCAGCTCCGCGGGCTCGCCGTCGGCGTCCCGCCGTGCGGCGGTGTGCGCCAGCGACGTCGCGACCGCCTTCGCGATGAGCGTCTTGCCGCACCCGGGCGGCCCGTACAGCAGCAGGCCCTTCGGCGGCTTCAGGCCGTGCTCGCGGAACAGGTCGGGGTGCAGGAAGGGCAGCTCGACGGCGTCCCGGATCGCCTCGATCTGCGAGGAGAGGCCGCCGATGTCGGCGTACGCGACGTCGGGCACCTCCTCGAGCACGAGGTCCTCGACCTCGGAGCGCGGGATCCGCTCGAACACGAACCCGGTGCGGGGCTCGATGGTCAGCGCGTCGCCGACCCGGACGTTCTCACCGATGAGCCGGCCCGCGAGGCGCACGACGCGCTCCTCGTCGGCGCGGCCGACCACGAGCGCGCGGTCCGACCCGATGAGCTCCTTGACGGTGACGACCTCGCCGACCGGCTCGTACCCTCCGGCGGCCACGACCGTCATCGCCTCGTTGAGCTGGACCTCCTGGCCCGGACGCAGGCTCGCCAGCGGCACGCTGGGCGCGACACCGAGCCTGAGCTTGCGGCCGGCCGAGTACACGTCGGCCGTGCCGTCGGCGTGCGCGGCCGCGAAGTAGGCGTAGCTGCCCGGCGGCTTCGAGACCTCCTCGAGCTGCGCCTTCATCTCGACGAGCTGCGCGCGAGCGGCGGTCAGCGCCGCCGTCAGCCGCTCGTTCTTCTCCGCGAGCGAGGTGGCCTGCCGTGCCAGGTCGCGGTCCGCCGTGTCAGGCGGCCGGCGATCGTCGTGCTGCTGGCTCATCGACTCCTCCTGAGGCCGGGGTCTCCAGCGTAAGCCGGTCGGGCGATGCCGCTCGCGCGGGTCTCAGCCCGTGGCGGCGTCGCCCGCCTCACGCCTCGTCCTGCTCCGGACCTCGCACGCCGACGTCCCGACGAACCCGGCGCACCTTCTTGTCGGACACGGCACGCTCACCGAGATCCTCCGGCGTCCACTCCTGCTCGGCGTACGCGCCCTTCGCGGGCCGCCGGCGGCGCAGGGGCGGCGGGACACCGGGCGCCATCCGCCGGGCCTGCACGAGGAAGCCCGTGTGCCCGATCATCCGGTGCTGCGGACGCACCGCGAGACCCTCGAGGTGCCACCCGCGCACCATCGACTCCCACGCCGTCGGCTCGCTGAACCGGCCGTCGTCGCGCACGTCCTCGGCGAACCGGGACAGCTGCGTCGTCGTCGCCACGTACGCGATGAGCACGCCTCCCGGGACGAGCACCCGGGCGACGGCGTCCAGGTTCTCCCACGGGGCAAGCATGTCGAGCACGACCCTGTCGACCGACGCCGCGTCGACGCCGTCGAGCACGTCAGCGAGGTCACCCACCTCGAGCCGCCACGCCGGGTGCGGCCTGCCGAAGAACGACTCGACGTTGCCCCGGGCGATGTCGGCGAAGTCGGCGCGGCGCTCCACGGACAGGAGCGACCCGTGGTCGCCGACGGCGCGCAGCAGCGACATCGACAGGGCACCGGAGCCCGCTCCGGCCTCGACGACGCGCGCCCCCGGGTAGATGTCCGCCATCGCGACGATCTGCCCCGCGTCCTTCGGGTAGACGACGGCGGCGCCGCGCGGCATCGAGAGCACGTGGTCGGCGAGCAGGGGGCGCAGCGCGAGGTACGCGACGCCGTTGTTCGTCTCGACGACGCTGCCCTCCGGCAGCCCCAGCAGCTCGTCGTGGCCGACGTACCCGCGGTGCGTCTGGAACGACGCGCCGCGCCGCAACGTGATCGTGTGGAGCTTGCCCCGCGGGTCGGTGAGCTGGACGCGCTCCCCCTCGCGGAACGGCCCGCGGCGCAGGGCGGCACCCACGGGCAGGTCCTCAGCGGCTGGGTCGGGGGTCGGGGCGTCGGGGCGCTCGGGCTCGGTATCCATGTCGGGCGGCAGCCTACGCGGCCGGGCCGAGCCGACGGACGACGTCGTCCACCCGCACCAGGCCGGCCACGCCGCCCGGTCCGACCAGCACCACCACGGCCGAGGTCCGCGCCGCCCGCGCCACCTGGCCGAGCGCGCCGGCACCCGTCCACTCGGTGACGAGCGCCTCGACGGGCAGCGCCGTCGCGACGGCGCCCGCGGGCGTCGCGGCGCGTGCCTCCGTCGGGACCCGCGCGAGGGCGTCGGGCGAGACGACGGCCACGGGCCGGCCGGCGTCGTCGACGAGCACCACGTCCCCGCCGGGGAGCTCGGCGACGCTCGCGCCGACGCGAGCCTGCGTCACGGGCCGGACGAGTCCGCGCAGGTCGAACGAGGCGGCGGCACGCGAGCGCCGCGCCTGCCGGATGGACGCGCTCGCCCCCGACCAGACCAGGCCGGCGATGAGCAGCGCCCACACCGCCGTGGTGAGCGAGGGTGTGCCGCCGTCGAGCAGCGGACGCCCGAGGAACCAGACGACGATCCCGACGGCGACGACGCGACCGGTCCAGCCCGCTCCGATGGCGCCGGTGTCGCGGTCCCCGGAGATCCGCCACACGAGCGCCTCGAGGATGCGACCGCCGTCGAGCGGGTTGCCGGGCAGCAGGTTGAAGACGGCGACGATGCCGTTCGCGTACGTGGCCGCGGCGAGCAGCACGGCGCCCACGCCGCCGACTCCCCCGGTGGCCAGCGCCACCCACCCCGCGCCGGCGAGGACGGCGTTCGCCGCGGGGCCGGCGGCCGCGATCGCCGCCGAGGCCCCGGGGGTCCCCACCTCGCGGTCGAACTGCGTGTGCCCGCCCCAGAACGTGACGACGTACTCGCGGACGCCGACGCCGAACCTCCGCGCCGCCGCGCCGTGAGCCAGCTCGTGCAGCAGGACCGACACGAACAGCAGGATCGGGAAGCCCGCCGCGGCGAGCACCGATCCGACCACGCCGAGCCCCGGCGCCCCGCGTTGCACGACCGGCAGGAACAGCACCGTCAGGACGGCGGCGACGAGCAGCCACGACGGCGCGAGCATGACCGGCGCACCGCCGAAGCTCCCGATCCGCCACCCGGAGCCGGATCGCCGCGGCCGGGCGGCCGACGGGGTCATGGCCGGGCGGGATCGACGGCGGCGCGGGGTTCCGGGCCGACGGTGTCGATGACCTCGCCCGCGGCGACCCTCGCGAGGAGCGCCGGGCCGACGCCGTCGAGCGTGGCGAGCCGGCTCCGGCCGGGAGCCGCCGGCACCGCCACCTGCATCGGGACCGCGATGGTCCGGGCGCCGGCCGCCTCCGCCGACGCGACGCCGGGCACCGAGTCCTCGACGGCCACGGTGTCGGCCACGTCGACGCCCAGCAGGCGCGCGGCCGTGAGGTACGGCTCGGGGTGCGGCTTGCCGTGCGTGACGACGTCGCCCGTCACCACCGCGTCGAACGTGCCGTCCGGCAGGGCCGCCAGGACGACGTCGGCGAGCTCTCGGTAGGACATGGTCACCAGGGCCATGGGCACGCCGGCGGCCCGCAGCTCGGCGAGCAGCTCGCGGGCGCCGGGACGCCACGGCGCGCCCTCGTCGCGGACCCGGCCGACGACCCGCTCGAGCAGCGTCGTCACGATCTCCTCGTCGGTCCCGACCACGCCGCCCTTGCTGCGCAGCACGGCCGCGGACTCGACGAGCGGCTGCCCGACGATCGCGACGGCGTCCTCGTGCGTCCAGGTGCCGCCCGCCGCCGCCACCAGCTCGAACTCGGCGGACATCCAGTACGGCTCGGTGTCCACGAGCGTGCCGTCCATGTCCCACAGCACGGCCGCGGGCAGGGGCCGAGCCTCGGCGTCGGCGGCGTTCGGGAGCACGGCGGGTAGCGTCGGATTCAGGGGGTGTCTCCTCGCGTGGCGCGCGCCTCGTGGCGCGGGAC includes these proteins:
- the prcB gene encoding proteasome subunit beta — translated: MSTGGDRLPEAFLRPGSSSFVEFLREVAPQSHPEHARPAGAGDVVHATTIVALSFAGGIVMAGDRRATMGSFIAHREIEKVFPGDEYSAIGIAGTAGIGVELVRLFQLELEHFEKIEGAMLSLEGKANRLTTLLRGNLGLALQGLAAVPLFGGYDLDRAAGRIFSYDVTGGRYEERNHHSIGSGGMFARGSLKKLWRPGLGDRDAIAVALAALVDAADDDSATGGPDALRGIFPVVATVTAEGYRRIAEGELAGLVAEIDAARAQAREGDTR
- a CDS encoding ubiquitin-like protein Pup — encoded protein: MAGQDQVRPTHPGGDDEQPPPPAAPAARASTEGVDELLSEIDDVLETNAESFVRGFVQKGGQ
- the dop gene encoding depupylase/deamidase Dop; the protein is MSVRRIMGIETEYGILGGDGVRQGPMALSAIVVAAYADRTRRAGRTRWSYEDEDPLRDARGWRLDRASAHPSQLTDRPAVAAPSGPNAVTHRRRPGDGEREDPAAANVILTNGARLYVDHAHPEYSSPEVTNPLDGVLWDRAGERVMLDAVRSLTTSPALPDVALYKNNVDGKGATYGTHENYLMDRSVPFGDVVRYLTPFLVTRQVFTGSGRVGIGPAGQVPGFQLSQRADYIEAEVGLETTLRRPIVNTRDEPHADPEKYRRLHVIVGDANCLEVATYLKLGTCALVLWMLETGRVPLAWEALALADPVAEFHAVSHDLTLTHRLTTADGRELTALEIQRVYSAGIAAAVADAARESGEATDEATLDVLARWSSLLARLDDDPSTCAREVEWLAKLRVLEAMRRRDHLAWDHPKLAALDLQWSDVRPERGIYARLRASGAVETLVTDDDVARAAVRPPSDTRAYFRGEVVRRYPDQVAAANWDCVILDVASESALRRVPMLEPERGTRAHVGALLDASPDAGALLAALLAPT
- the arc gene encoding proteasome ATPase, with the translated sequence MSQQHDDRRPPDTADRDLARQATSLAEKNERLTAALTAARAQLVEMKAQLEEVSKPPGSYAYFAAAHADGTADVYSAGRKLRLGVAPSVPLASLRPGQEVQLNEAMTVVAAGGYEPVGEVVTVKELIGSDRALVVGRADEERVVRLAGRLIGENVRVGDALTIEPRTGFVFERIPRSEVEDLVLEEVPDVAYADIGGLSSQIEAIRDAVELPFLHPDLFREHGLKPPKGLLLYGPPGCGKTLIAKAVATSLAHTAARRDADGEPAELPDGAARSYFLNVKGPELLNKFVGETERHIRLIFARARERASQGIPVVVFFDEMESLFRTRGTGVSSDVETTIVPQLLAEIDGVERLDNVIVIGASNREDMIDPAILRPGRLDVKIKVERPDAEAARDIFSKYLVADLPIHPDDLAEYGNDAATTVAAMIDRAVGRMYSTAPENEFLEVTYASGDKEVLYFKDFNSGAMIQNIVDRAKKHAIKDLLAGGRRGIRVDHVLEACVTEFKENEDLPNTTNPDDWARISGKKGERIVFIRTIVQKKSGETVGSVARAVENVATPGQYL
- a CDS encoding tRNA (adenine-N1)-methyltransferase, which encodes MDTEPERPDAPTPDPAAEDLPVGAALRRGPFREGERVQLTDPRGKLHTITLRRGASFQTHRGYVGHDELLGLPEGSVVETNNGVAYLALRPLLADHVLSMPRGAAVVYPKDAGQIVAMADIYPGARVVEAGAGSGALSMSLLRAVGDHGSLLSVERRADFADIARGNVESFFGRPHPAWRLEVGDLADVLDGVDAASVDRVVLDMLAPWENLDAVARVLVPGGVLIAYVATTTQLSRFAEDVRDDGRFSEPTAWESMVRGWHLEGLAVRPQHRMIGHTGFLVQARRMAPGVPPPLRRRRPAKGAYAEQEWTPEDLGERAVSDKKVRRVRRDVGVRGPEQDEA
- a CDS encoding site-2 protease family protein: MTPSAARPRRSGSGWRIGSFGGAPVMLAPSWLLVAAVLTVLFLPVVQRGAPGLGVVGSVLAAAGFPILLFVSVLLHELAHGAAARRFGVGVREYVVTFWGGHTQFDREVGTPGASAAIAAAGPAANAVLAGAGWVALATGGVGGVGAVLLAAATYANGIVAVFNLLPGNPLDGGRILEALVWRISGDRDTGAIGAGWTGRVVAVGIVVWFLGRPLLDGGTPSLTTAVWALLIAGLVWSGASASIRQARRSRAAASFDLRGLVRPVTQARVGASVAELPGGDVVLVDDAGRPVAVVSPDALARVPTEARAATPAGAVATALPVEALVTEWTGAGALGQVARAARTSAVVVLVGPGGVAGLVRVDDVVRRLGPAA
- a CDS encoding HAD family hydrolase produces the protein MLPNAADAEARPLPAAVLWDMDGTLVDTEPYWMSAEFELVAAAGGTWTHEDAVAIVGQPLVESAAVLRSKGGVVGTDEEIVTTLLERVVGRVRDEGAPWRPGARELLAELRAAGVPMALVTMSYRELADVVLAALPDGTFDAVVTGDVVTHGKPHPEPYLTAARLLGVDVADTVAVEDSVPGVASAEAAGARTIAVPMQVAVPAAPGRSRLATLDGVGPALLARVAAGEVIDTVGPEPRAAVDPARP